DNA sequence from the Streptomyces sp. CA-210063 genome:
CTGCTCGACGAGGGCCTGGCGCACGTCCGGGAGCTTCAGGCACCCGAGGAGACCGCCGACCTGCTCCGCACCCGCGCGGCCGTGCTGCTGCACCGGGGCGACGCCGAGGAGGCCGCCGCCCACTACACCCGCTCGGCCGCGCTCGCCCGTACCGCCGGCGCGCACGACAAGGTGGCAAGCGCCCGGCGGGGCCTCGGAGACCTGGCCCGGCTCACCGGAGACACGGCCCACGCGCGCGTGCACTACGAAAACGCCCTGGAGGCCTGTGCGGCGAACTGGTTCAGCGTCGGCGAGACGGTACGCATCCTCATCGGGCTCGGCCGTACGGCGGCCGCCGAGGGGGACGTCGAGGCGGCCCGCGACTGGTTCGCGCAGGCCGGCTCCCACGCCCTGGACTCCACCGACGTCCTCGCGCGGGCGGAACTCTCCGAAGCGCTGGCCTCCGTCGCCCCGTCCACCGAGCGCGCCGCCGAACTCCTGGGCGCGGCCACGGCCCTGCGCGGCGCCCGTGTCGAGGGCGACCCCGATGTCGTACGCACGGAGCGGGACGTACGCGGGCGGCTGTCGCCCGACGCGTACGACCAGGCCTTCGAGCAGGGCCGACGCCTCGGGCCGACGGCGGTCAGCGAACGGTAGGGGGACGGTCAGCGGTCCCGCCGAAGCTGCCGTGCATGACGAACACGACGTACAACCTCGGCCACCTCACCGTCCTGATCTCCGGCGCCAGCGTCGCCGGTCCGGCCCTCGCCCTGAACCTCGTCCGCCACGGCGCCCGGGTCACCGTCGTCGAGAAGGCGCCCGACCTGCGCGCGGGCGGCTTCGCCGTCGACTTCCGGGGACACGTGCACCGGAAGGTACTGACCGAGATGGGGATCTGGGACGAGATCCACGCCCGGCAGACCCACATGGGCCGGCAGATCGTCGTCGACGCGGACGGCTCCCCGAAGGTGGACCTGCCGTCGGAGATGATGAGCGGCGACGTGGAGATCTTCCGCGGCGAGCTGGCCCGCATCATGTACGAACGCACCCGGGACCACGTCGAGTACGTGTTCGGCGACTCGATCGCCACGCTCACCGACACACCGCACGGTGTGGACGTCACCTTCGAGAAGGGCCCGGCCCACCGCTTCGACCTGGTGATCGGCGCGGACGGCCTCCACTCCCACACCCGCTCCCTCGTCTTCGGCGACGCGTCCCGCCATCTGCGCTTCCTCGACCACTACGTGGCCGGCTTCGCCGTCCCCAACGACCTGGGCCTGGACCGCACCGGCCGGCTCTACAGCGAGCCCGGCCGCGCGATCGCCCTCGGCAACTACGACGGCGACCCGGACCGCGCCGGCGCGTTGCTGGTCTTCCGCTCCGGGCGGCTGTCGTACGACCGCCGGGACGTCGCCGCGCAGAAGCGGATCCTCGCCGAGCGGTTCGCGGGCATGGGCTGGGAGGGGCCGAACGTCCTCAAGGCGCTGGAGGCGGCCGACGACCTGTACTTCGACGCGATCGCCCAGATCCACGTCGACCGGCTCACGAAGGGCCGGGTGGCGCTGCTCGGGGACGCGGGGTACGGCGCCACGATGGGTGGCATGGGCACCGGTGTGGCGATCGTCGGCGCCTACGTCCTGGCCGGTGAACTCGCCCTGGCGGGCGGGGATCACCGTACGGCGTTCGCCGCGTACGAGGGCCGGATCCGGGACTTCGCCAAGGGCTGCCAGAAGACCTCGGGCAACGCGGGCCCGTTCTTCGCGCCGCCCACCGAGCGGCGGATCCGCAGCCGGGACCGTATGTACCGCCTGCTCGCCTCCCGCCCGCTGGCAGCCTTCTTCAAGCGACTCACCGAGAAGTCGGCGACCGACATCAGGCTGCCGGAGTACCCCGGGTGAGCTTGATCCTTAACGACCAGCCGACCTGTGAGGCGTCCCAACAAATCTCAGCCGTGCGGATCTGTTGCCTGTTGTCCGGGAACCCGATCGCGGCCACCTCGGAGACAGGCTCGGGCTCTGCGAAACCGTGGTCAGGCAGGGGCAGCTCAACTGTGCTGGACACGGCCCGGCTTTGCGCGCCCACTGCGCACGAGCTTCCAGAGCAGCCCCAGGGTCAGGGACTGAAGGACGGCGCTGACGGCCAGGATGACGACCGAGAGTTCCTGGGACGGCTTCGCGAACCCGCCGATCGCCTCGGCGAACTCCATGAGCAACAGGGCCGTGGGAGAGGTCACCATGAGGACATAGAGCCCTGCGAATTCTTGGGGGCCCTCGATGAGGGCAGCGATTACCTCGAACACCGTGACCGCTCCGACAACTCCCAGGTAGACGGCGGAAAGAGGGTTGGCGAAGGCGATACGAAACAGCTTGCGCGCGATCATGAGGCTCCCCCGGCAGGTGATGTGGTCCCTCATGTTCCTGAAGAGCATGAGGCCGTGGCATGGGTACGCGTACTCACTTCACTGCGTACGAAGCTCAGGCGCCTCTGCGTACGGTCACCACGCTGGCCCGTCATGTCTTTCCGCACGTGCACGCCTCGGTCGTACTGGTTTTGTATGTGGGAGCTGACACCACTTGTCGCTCAGAGCGGGGAACGCCCCGTTTCTCCGGAGGCCGGTGTTGCTGAGTTCTGGCAACACTCGGGGCCTTGCGGTGGGAGCCTGGCGGTGCTCTGCGGGATGAGGGTGCGATGGCCTCTCATCAGGGCCCGGTCAATCGCTTGCGCTGGACGCGGATCTCGCCGTGCACTGCTGACAACTCCTCTCCGCCCCCGGAAAGATCACGGGCATGGCATCCCACGCGAACCAAGCCCGCGCCCTGTCCTTCGACACTGTTGCCACTCAGTACGCTGCCACCCGGCCGGACTATCCGTCGGCCCTCTTCGACGCCGTTGAGGAACTCGCCGGCCGACCGCTGGCCGGCGCCGACGTGCTGGACTGTGGAGCCGGCACCGGCATCGCCACTCGGCTGATGCGCGAACGAGGCGCCCACGTCGTCGCCCTGGAGCCGGGCGCCGGTATGGCGGCCGGGCTGCGCGCGGCCGAGCCGGAGATCCCGCTGGTGCGGGGCGAGGGGAACCGCCTGCCATTCGCCGCCGACAGGTTCGACGTGATCACCTACGCCCAAGCCTGGCACTGGACCGACCCGGCCCGCTCCGTCCCCGAAGCGCTGCGTGTGTTACGCCCGCACGGCGTGCTGGCCCTGTGGTGGAACCAGGCCGACGTCCGCGTCCCGTGGGTCGCGGCGGAGGATGCCCGACTCGCGCCCTTCACCCGCAACTACCCGGCAACCGTGGCCGAGCTGCTCGTCTCGTTCCCGGTCCACGTGGTTACCCGCGAGATCCCGTGGTCGCGCCGGATCACCGTCGAGGAGCACACCAGATACCTCGCCACCCACTCGCACTTCGCGGTCATGGACCCCGTCGAGCGGGCCGAACTCCTCGACATGAACCGCACCGCACTGGCTCGGATCTTCCCCGAAGGCGAGCTCGACGAGCCATATCTGTGCGGCCTGACCGTCGTGCGATCAGCCACCGCCCACACCTGAACGGAACCCAGCGCCCACAGACACCTCAGCGCCACCAAGGTCACCTCAGAACACCCACAGTGCTGCGGAACCGTCAGGCCCTGAGCGTTGTCAGTTCTCATCGACATTGCCGAGCCACTTGATCACTAAGTGCTGCCCGAAACCGTCGACAAACGTTGCTCACTCTCGCTTACGAAACCAGTCGTACGGACGACCCGGCCGCCAGCCACGCCTGTCACCGCGCGCCTCAACTCCGATGTCGTCCCGTGGCCACTCTTTGGAGTGACCACAGGGCATGAGGGGGCATTCCTCGTCATCCTGGACCCTCCGACGAGCGCGGGACAAGGGGTGGGTTCCGCCTGGATCGACCACCACAGCGAACTCCCCGTCGTCGAGGGCACCTTAATCCGGCTGGAGGTCGATCACCTGCCCCGTGACCGCGAGGCGCCACCGGTCTGGCTGTGGTCCTCCGCCACCGGCGCAAGCCCGGCCGACGTCGACTTCGTCTGGTCGAGCTACCTGCGCAGATTCGACCTGGAGCACACGTTTCGCCTGTTCAAGCAGTCCCTCGGCTGGGCCCGTCCCCGCATGCGCGACCCGCAGGCGGCGGACCGCTGGACCTGGATCGTCATCGTCGCGCACACCCAACTCCGCCTCGCCGCACCGCTGACCATCGACGTGCGCAAGCCCTGGGAGAAGACCACCCGCCCCGGCACCGTTCTCACACCGACCCGCGTCCGACGCGGCTTCCGGCACCTCCGGCCCCACTTGCCCTGCCCGGCCCGGGTGCCCAAACCCAGCCGGGCAGGCCCCTGACGCCCACCCGGCTCCAAGAACCGGCACCCCGCCACCTACCAGGACGTGGGCAAAACCATCAAACGACCCAGCACCCTCTACGAACGCGACCGGGCGAGACCTTAAGGATCAAGGTGAGGGTCTGTGGACAAACCCCCGCCTGCGCCCCGCCCTCCGGCACGCACGCCCGCCCTTCGGGCGGACGACGGGGGTTCATCCACGGGCCCTCAGGGCCCAGCCGTGGTCCACGGGCCCGATGCCCCCGCCGAGCGCGAACCCGGCGGCGATCGCCCCGGTGACGTACTCCTTGGCCGCCGCCACCGCCTCCGGCACGGTCTGCCCCTTCGCGAGCTGCGACGCGATCGCGGAGGCGAGGGTGCAGCCCGTGCCGTGCGTGTGCCGGTTGTCGTATCTGGGGGCCCGCAGCCAGTGTTCCTCGGAGCCGTCGGTGAGCAGGTCCACAGCCTGGTCCCCTCCCACCCGCCCCGCGTCACCGGACAGGTGCCCGCCCTTGATCAGCGCCCATCGGGGCCCGTACACCAGCAAGGCCTCGGCCGCCTCACGCATCCCGGCCTCCGACTGGACCTGGATGCC
Encoded proteins:
- a CDS encoding FAD-dependent monooxygenase; the protein is MTNTTYNLGHLTVLISGASVAGPALALNLVRHGARVTVVEKAPDLRAGGFAVDFRGHVHRKVLTEMGIWDEIHARQTHMGRQIVVDADGSPKVDLPSEMMSGDVEIFRGELARIMYERTRDHVEYVFGDSIATLTDTPHGVDVTFEKGPAHRFDLVIGADGLHSHTRSLVFGDASRHLRFLDHYVAGFAVPNDLGLDRTGRLYSEPGRAIALGNYDGDPDRAGALLVFRSGRLSYDRRDVAAQKRILAERFAGMGWEGPNVLKALEAADDLYFDAIAQIHVDRLTKGRVALLGDAGYGATMGGMGTGVAIVGAYVLAGELALAGGDHRTAFAAYEGRIRDFAKGCQKTSGNAGPFFAPPTERRIRSRDRMYRLLASRPLAAFFKRLTEKSATDIRLPEYPG
- a CDS encoding SCO4225 family membrane protein — encoded protein: MIARKLFRIAFANPLSAVYLGVVGAVTVFEVIAALIEGPQEFAGLYVLMVTSPTALLLMEFAEAIGGFAKPSQELSVVILAVSAVLQSLTLGLLWKLVRSGRAKPGRVQHS
- a CDS encoding class I SAM-dependent methyltransferase gives rise to the protein MASHANQARALSFDTVATQYAATRPDYPSALFDAVEELAGRPLAGADVLDCGAGTGIATRLMRERGAHVVALEPGAGMAAGLRAAEPEIPLVRGEGNRLPFAADRFDVITYAQAWHWTDPARSVPEALRVLRPHGVLALWWNQADVRVPWVAAEDARLAPFTRNYPATVAELLVSFPVHVVTREIPWSRRITVEEHTRYLATHSHFAVMDPVERAELLDMNRTALARIFPEGELDEPYLCGLTVVRSATAHT